The genomic interval CAATTTCCATTGCCGGTCAAACCGGGGATGGAGACACATGTGAAAGGTCTGAGTCTGGCTGGCTAAAAGGTCAAGCTCCTCCTCCTCCACATTGATCATCTGACTGAAAATAGTATTATGTGCAGCAAAAGCACATGTCAGGAAATGACGTAGAGGCGATGTACGTGGTGGTTGCCAGCGATAATCCATGTCACCTTTTCCCAGAAGATACTGGTATATCCGACCCTGACCCTTCATGAAAAATACATCCTCATCCTTCGTGAACGCAATGGGTAGAGCAGTTCTGGTATTAGCGTTTGCAATATTCTGAAAGATATCAGGAGCAAGATTGAACAAGAATTCGCCGGCCAGATGAAAATGGGTCAGTTCTGTGTCCTTTAATCGCATGCGATCATTCCAAACCGCATGAGCATTGCTCTCCCGGAAACCATGCAGCATCTGGAAAACCACTGAATAGAGACCGGAGTGCTCCAGATGTTCGCTGACCTCAGGGTGTCTGGTGCGGATTCCAATGGCGGCAGTGCCATAGTCATAACAGCGCTTGATCGCGCTGAGCAGGTCACTTTCCACCTCCAGTTTGGAGCTTAGACGGGAAAAGTGTTTTCCGGAATGCAGCCAGTTTAGAAAACTTCCTCGAGGTGTGGTTTGAGGATCCGCTACCGGATAATCCGGATGAAACAAAGCATTGACCAGGGCAGGCGACAAAACGGTGAATCCCAGATCCTGAACCTTGTGCTTGTCCCCGGTAAAATCACTTTGTTTTCCAATGGTAATTATCTTACCATCTGATATGGTTACAAAACCGTCCCTGATGGGACCACTGATAATGGGGAGGACCCATTCTGCAAAAAAAGTACGTTCAGTCATGAAGCAATCTAATTAATAATTAAAAAATAATAATTAAAAATTGAAGATCATAATGAGATGATCCTGGGAGATATTCCCCATCATACCGAATCTCCAGTTATTCCGGACATTGAGTTCATCGAAATGTTCTTTCCATTAGCTATTGCTGTTGCGGCAGTTGAACGTACATGATTTGTATATACTTCGACTCAGTAATACCAATTTCAGTCCGCCTTCCTATAATAAAAAAAGGCTCTTCCCCCAAATGCGTACCTGGAGACGAGGATATTAGGGATATAAGGGTATACGGTATATGGATGCAAAGTGGTTTGAGTTTATGATTTGTGACGTGATTCTAATAATAGTGGATATCTCTGAATCGAAAGACATTCAGCTCGAAAGTTTGTCGTGAGCTTGCCTGTGCTGAGCAACGTCAAAGTATCAAAATACAACACCCGTTTCCTCCTCTTCGGTTACCTGCCTGTG from Candidatus Neomarinimicrobiota bacterium carries:
- a CDS encoding amidohydrolase family protein gives rise to the protein MTERTFFAEWVLPIISGPIRDGFVTISDGKIITIGKQSDFTGDKHKVQDLGFTVLSPALVNALFHPDYPVADPQTTPRGSFLNWLHSGKHFSRLSSKLEVESDLLSAIKRCYDYGTAAIGIRTRHPEVSEHLEHSGLYSVVFQMLHGFRESNAHAVWNDRMRLKDTELTHFHLAGEFLFNLAPDIFQNIANANTRTALPIAFTKDEDVFFMKGQGRIYQYLLGKGDMDYRWQPPRTSPLRHFLTCAFAAHNTIFSQMINVEEEELDLLASQTQTFHMCLHPRFDRQWKLGTAPGQLIKDKGFNICLGTFAEHMDIRAEMRSASAEYGFKPDEIIRMATLNGAKALGLDNKIGSLEPGKAAKIVSIRSDSSIADPYNIILFTNERLRQIS